Proteins from one Amycolatopsis benzoatilytica AK 16/65 genomic window:
- a CDS encoding DUF485 domain-containing protein, translated as MHNVARTTGEPSPAETTGQMPALFDHAEAVPTPGRRRKRGPDYEQIQRSPQFRSLRGRFRRFVFPMSIGFFVWYLAYVVLAAYASGFMSTPVFGLVNVGMLLGLSQFVTTAAITALYVRFADREMDPRAAEIRAQNAVPEGTPQ; from the coding sequence ATGCACAACGTCGCGCGCACCACCGGTGAGCCGAGCCCGGCCGAGACCACCGGCCAGATGCCGGCCCTGTTCGACCACGCCGAGGCCGTCCCCACGCCGGGCAGGCGCCGCAAGCGCGGGCCGGACTACGAGCAGATCCAGCGCAGCCCGCAGTTCCGGTCCCTGCGCGGCCGGTTCCGCCGGTTCGTCTTCCCGATGAGCATCGGGTTCTTCGTCTGGTACCTCGCCTACGTCGTGCTCGCCGCCTACGCCAGCGGCTTCATGAGCACCCCGGTCTTCGGCCTGGTCAACGTCGGCATGCTGCTCGGCCTCAGCCAGTTCGTCACCACTGCGGCGATCACCGCGCTGTACGTCCGCTTCGCCGACCGCGAGATGGACCCGCGCGCGGCCGAGATCCGCGCGCAAAACGCCGTCCCGGAAGGAACCCCTCAGTGA